The genomic segment ACACTCCAAGTCCTTCAGCCTTCGGCTTCTAGCAAAGGAGTACTTGTTGGCAGCAGTGTCGTTAGAAAAGAGGtacctaaatattcataaaaaagCTATCCCAACAGCAGACATCTGCCTATTTGTTTGTTAGAAACTCTCTGTGGTTAACacaatttgttttcattgtcaaGAAGTTGCAGGgcaaagagaagaaaaaatcaaatgCAAAGCAGACTAAATTTAAAGTTCACAACTCAGAAGAAAAAAGCTCAACATCATCGGATTCTTCTGACACGGAATCAACCAAGAGAAGCTCTAGCGAACAGGTTAATTGGGTTATTTAACAAAACACTATGTTATAAATAAGTGGAGGGGGGAGAGTTATGGTGGAGGGAGTTTTATGATAGATGGTGTCTTAGCTATCAAACTAGTCCGGTAGTCACGTAGGCATGACTCGATCTCTTGGCCACCCGGTAGTCATGTAGGCATGACTTGATCTCTTGTCCACCTGGTAGTCACGTAGGCATGACTTGACCTTATGACCACTGCATCTTGACACAGGCATTTAGAACAAGGGCCATGTGTGACTTACAGATTTTATTACCTCTATCACAGTCCAACATGTTACCATGGTCACCTTAACATTTTCAGGGTGTAAGTAAAGGGTACAAGAAATGGAtaatattagaaaaaaaaactttactgGCAAGAAATGCCCACTACACTCACAACTGTAGGTGATCCAACAGTAGCTTGCTAAACAAAATCATGTGTCCACTCAAAAATCATTTAAGTGTACCCCTCCTCTGTATAATTTTTCTAGGttactgatgatgataaaaagtCAGTCAGTGATGAAGCCTTTGCACTTATGATTCAAGGTAGGCTGTGACCAAtgcaataaaataattttgatcATTCATATTTCTTGCCTGGTCATTCAAGAATTGTTGTGaaaattttacaaaaagacATTTATTATGTGATTTTGGTTCCATCACAGAACCAGCCCCAGAGAGCTACTGGCAACTACTGGCTGAAGAGAGAAGACTTGCTCTGCAAGAAACCTTAGAGGAAAATCAAAGGGTAAACTTGGTTCTTCAAATCTTGAATTACGGTTGAAGCTCTTGTGAGCTAGTTGCTTACAAGAGCGGTGCTTTGACTGTATTGTAATTTTTGACCAAGTGATAATAAAATACAAGTTCGTGGCATAGGTGGAGGTCTTGCATAGAAATTAAGAGCCAAGCATGCTAACTTTCTGAATACCTTACAAGGCAGAGACCATTCCCAAAATGTAAATACTTTTGTGGTGACATAATTGTGACACAGACCCCATAGTATCTTAAGTGAGGGACACAAAAAAAGCTGagaagtttgaaaaaaaatgtttctttattttgcctTATTTATTAGTGCCTTGTTTGTCTCTTGTTTTTCCATTAGATCCTGTATTCCTCAAAACTTCATAGTgttcaaatttaaattttaaagcATTTGTGTTTGTTAGTTATGCAAGGAGTTGGAGGCCATGAAAGAGCGCTGTAGTAAGCTTGAGGAGGTCGCCGGCCAGGCAGAGTACTTTGCAAGTCTTTATTCTGTGAGTATTCCATACAGCAAAAGAATAATTAGCAGCATCTTGACCCAGAATGATAAGTTAGGTCATAATTAAGTCAAGTAAGGCAATTACTTTAAATGTAAGTATGTGTATTATACACTTTTAAAGAGAGTTTTGAGAGCAAACACAGAGAATTGCTGGGGATGTTTTGTTCAAATAGTCATTACTGGTTGTTATAATTGTTATAatgtaaaaaacaaatatttctttttttcagatgGTAATGGAAGGTGGAACAGCTGTTCTGGACTCGAGTGATGCTGAATCAGATGGGCAAGATACAAAGTATTGCTAATCCTCAATATGATATTTTGATCATGTCTGTTTTTAGCCTAGTTTTTGGTAACCATACAGTATGTCTGTTATGTACTCACCTAATGATCACAAGGGACTATTTTGTTGCACCATGCACATTTCATTGCATGCTATGATGATCAAAATGGGGGATGTGGAATGTTATGACAAAAACTCGCACTGTTTCTGGACTGTAAGACTTATTTGACCAGCAAATTCCCACAGGCAATGTAATGTAATGCGTGTAATGATTTCTACATGAATGAGTACTGGAGCTCTGCACTACGAATGTCTTTCTTCAATAGTTTATTTGATTGATAGTTAATTTGCATAATTCACCGTTTAAGCTTAAATTGATAGTGATTTTCTTGGGATCCAGGAAATTAAACCACTGAGTGCCGGAAATAGTGCCTACAAGTCATGTAAACATAACTTCTATAAATGAAACAAAGCTGTCAGTATGTTGGAACTTGctctaaaaaataaagtaacaCTTTTTGAGTCATTTAAACATTTTGAAGACTAGCAAGAgaaaaacattcaaacatCTTTGCAGATTGAAATCTAGTGTGAGTGGTTTCCCCTAAGGAGAGCCTTCAATCGTCAGATGTTGGTCTGCATGCATTGTCATACATAATAGTCCCTTGTTCCATATATTTTATCATATGCCATTTAATTACGAGCTTTCCATGACTATAACTTTGTCATGTGCTCACCTCATTTATTCATGAACTTTTCATAATCATACCTTTGTTTGTGTTAACAGAGAAGAGAGCCAAGATAATACTTATCAAGACGATACTAATCAAGAATCAGCGTAGACAACTTTTATTCACTTTTACTCAAGCTACATTAATTTTAAATCTCCATAGCTAATGAAAGGAACATCTATACGGGAGATGTAAATACAAAGATtatgttttgaaattttttcagaaaattttttttgcttattttaacTGGCTCAGACAACAGATCATTGGACTGTTCACAAtttgttcgaatttttttgtttacactttttctaatttttctttgtaaataCAGAGCAAAAAATGCTGActgttttacatttatttaaaGTTTATACAATATAAACTCGGTAGAGCAAATTTTCACATTTCATGTAAATACACTTTCTTTTTGTGCTGGCTTGACTACTAGACTGATATTTGACTATTACCCTAGGCCTGTGAACAGGGGGAGTGGGGTGTGTGCCCCATTGGCCAAAAAGTCTAtcttttttccatatgatatcagCAGGTTTGCtaggcatgttttttttatgatataGATATTATTTTGTCTAGATTCCAGTGTTTTTGACTTTTCTTTCAGTCCTTCATCAGGGCAGCTGAGTTTTTTTCCTAAAATTATAAGTAAATGACCATTAGGTGGCTGTTTCCCCAGTTTAACTATTGCCCTTATATTGTGGCCCCTGTTTTTCAATGTCTGTCATGGCCCTGCTGAAGAATTGTCAAATCTCACCTGTAATTCTGTAAATTAATAATTGATACTTTATTTGTATGTGGCCATTTTACTAAGTAAATTTGAACAGAATAATTTGCCCATCAAGCAAATACAAGAAATGACTGAGACCCCACCCAACAAACAGGGGGAAGACACCAGTGTAAAGAGAatgttaaaagaaaacatttgcaTGTCGTATACCAACATACCCCCATCAGTGATAGTCACAGATACCATAAATACTTGCTTGAGCATTCTATTGCCAGTAACATCCCTTATCCATTCCTCCTCCCCCTGAATAGAAGCTCTAAAGTAAGTTACTATGTATTTCCATTAGGCTATCATTTGATTCCTACTTATCCTTGAAATAAGAACATAAGTCATTTAACAGTtccaatttaaaaaataagctaCTACTTGCTAGCCCTATTTTCTTTGAACCAGCCCAAGGGACACCACCATACAAGTTAATTTTAAACAATCAGcttttttaatagattctaCTTCTGCAAAGCTTGGATTTTAATAGTAAGAATATTTTACAAGAAATGTATGTAAAATCGAAACAAATTTTTGGGAAATGGTGACCTAAGAAAGAATTTCTCATGGAGGGTGGGTGTGGGGTTgattttggaataaaatgAAAGACACTTTGCTAATAACAATTTATTCtctgtaatgataattactgaTACTACAGTAGATAAACAATGACACTAATCATTAACTGAAACTGACAGTAGTAGTTGCTGTATCATGATTTGAGATCACAGCACAATAATGTCCACTACATACGTACAATCCTGGCATCACTAAATCTAGCAGCAACACCATCGTGTCAAGCACCATCACTACCTCTACTATTATCAACGCCACCATTATCCTCACTATCACCGCCACCATTATCCTCACTATCACCGCCACCATTATCCTCACTATCACCGCCACCATTATCCTCACTATCACCCCCACTGCCACCATTATCCTCACTATCACCCCCACtgccaccattatcatcactatcaccccCACcgccaccattatcatcactatcaccccCACcgccaccattatcatcactatcaccccCACcgccaccattatcatcactatcaccccCACcgccaccattatcatcactatcaccccCACcgccaccattatcatcactatcaccccCACcgccaccattatcatcactatcaccgcCACCATTATCCTCACTATCACcgccaccattatcatcactatcaccgccaccattatcatcactatcaccccCACCGCCACCATAATCCTCACTATCACCCCCACCGCCACCATTATCCTCACTatcaccaccgccaccattatcatcaaccccaccattatcatcactatcaccttCACcgccaccattatcatcactatcaccgccaccattatcatcactatcaccgccaccattatcatcactatcaccgcCACCATTTTCATCACTATcgccaccattatcatcactatcaccctCACTGCCACCATTATCACTATCGCCCCCACtgccaccattatcatcactatcgCCCCCACtgccaccattatcatcactatcgCCCCCACTGCCACCATTATCACTATCGCCCCCACTGCCACCATTATCACTATCGCCCCCACAGCCACCATTATCACTATCGCCCCCACtgccaccattatcatcactatcaccccCACtgccaccattatcatcactatcgCCCCCACtgccaccattatcatcactatcaccctCACtgccaccattatcatcactatcaccctCACTGCCACCATTATCATTCATCACTATCGCCCCCACtgccaccattatcatcacccccactgccaccattatcatcactatcgCTGCCACTATTATCCTCACTGACATTACTAATAACAACCACCGTCATAATAGCAGCAACACTACAATCATTATCACCAAGCCAAGCGACAGCAATTCCAGCAGTACCATAGCTACCATAACCACAATCAAAAACACCCTATCAGCAGTAGGtatcataaccaccatcaaaAACAACACCCCATCGGCAGTACCACCATAGCTATCATTACTACCATCAaaaccatcaccaccagcagcagcagcaacattATTACCAGTAACGCCAAGACCACCGGCAACAAttccaccactatcatcatcactaggcATGGAGACCATGACCAGTGCTAACAGAGCAATTCACCTTCCTTGCTGTACATGTGTACCTTTTCCTTGTGCTTACTCTACATGTTTACATGTAAGTTTATTGAGCTTGGTCCTGCTAGCCATTTTCCTTGTGTTAACTCTAACACTGCACTTGATGCTGTAACTCTTAATTCATCTCATCTTTATTTCTGGTGTTCTCAAGACGTAAATAGATTAAACCCTGAAAAAAAGACCAATGGGATTTTAGAACTGCATCAAACACAGTATTAGAATATAAGATGGACTATTATCAGCCATAAAAAATAagacaatattaaaaaaaagtaaataatctTAAGATATAAGTTTACCTAAATGACCAATGACGGGCATGCCTGTTCACAGTGTTTTGACTGTCCATGGTGTTCATGCCTATTCATAGTGGCATGACTGTCAATGATGTTCATGCCTATTCATAGTTTTATGACTGTCAATGATGTTCATGcctgttcattgttttttgACAGTCCATGGAGTTTATCCTATATGTATGTCGTCTACATGGCCTATATGAATGTTGTCTATATGGTGGCCCACCATGAAGTATAGACCCACAAGTCAGTTTTTTCTAGATTTAATTTTAAACCCAATGTTCAGTCACAAATTTGGCTTTTTATGAGTCCAtgtactttactggtaaaaaaaaagcagaaagaaagcaaaaaaaacctTACCCGTTTGTCCATATTTACCCTAGATAACTTACGTGTAGACCAGCTGCTACACCATAAAAATGAGTAGCTTTTATGGGTAGGTCATGATGATGTCACAATTTAATGAACTCAAAATGGTACTACCTGTACCCAGGTGCTAAAATCGGGGTATCTTAATAAGGTCTCTAATATCAAATAAGAAAGCTTTAATGTGTGAATACAAGATAATACAGCTTACTTTTTTACAACTTGAACCACATCTTCATCCTGGAGCACATGGTCTTTTCCAACTTTTTGTGGACTGTACTTTACAGATGCACCCCAAACCAAAGCACTAAAGGAACATATAAACAAATCTAAGCTttttacaaacaaataaacaaactaaagtactaaacaaacaaacatacCTGAGCATTTAATAAACAAACCTAATACCTTGTTTGTATGGGCACAGTTAATAAATAAGGAAATATACCAACAGTAGATAGTTTTAAGCTAAGTATTGCTGAAGTTTTAAGAATCCCTTGAAATCTCAGTAACACGTGCTGTATGCTATCAGGTTCAGTAACACATGTGCTGTATGCTATCAGgttcagtaacacatgtaCTGTATGCTATCAGGTTCTTGCAGGAACACCTCCTGAAGTGTTGATTTTTTTGGCAGGGCGCATGCTTGTGTGTCCTATCATTGGCTGATTATGATCTTATTATACCCAATATCTGGTGACCATACAGTATCTGTGTGTGGGTACATCTCTGTTAAAAAGTTTAATAACTTACTGCTTAAACTCCTTCATAATGCTCTTGTGCAGCTGGTTACAAAAGTCCTCGATACTGTTTAACCCATTCTTTAGCACCACAGGGGACTCGTAGTCTGGTAGTTGACCTTTTGGCTTAGTATATCTAAAATAAGAAATCATAACAATGAATCAAATTATATGAGACAAATTGAAGCAGTGTTCATGctaataatcatcatttaGGGAAGCAAATGTTATTACGAAGGTGTCCCTTAAGCACTGACACTATCCAAACATTAATTTTGTCACAATTTCACAGTTTTTACTgagatacctgtggtagcccagtcataaaatgcaactgtttttatttttccgaCAAGTCTGCAAAATTGTGCAatgcacaggaagcccaaactCCAATTCTTGGTAAGACTTCTCTGGCTGTGATTAAAGTCCACTATTTTCGAATGTGAAATCTCGCCAGACACTGGCTTGCATTTGTGTGGTTGAAAAGGCAAGATTGACAATTTCATTACTGGAAATGCAGTCAAAGCTTTTCCATCTATAATGTTGCTGAAGAATGGCCTACTTAACTTGGACTTTTAACCCCGTATTTCGTCGGGAGGATTTTCGATTCTACAAGAGACAGGGGACTTGAGGGACTTGACTAGTCCAGACTATACTGCATAGTCAGTTATAGACTGTTTCAAGACCTTTAAATGCTCTATGCACTCAGGAATGAACTAGAGGTAATCTCAATTGCCTATATTACGTTTTCTACTCTAGAACTGTGGTTTGAATCAATTCTTGATCAACAGTGTCCTCCACAAACCCGATGAAACATGCCAATGGATGTATACGTATGGCTTTTTGTTGCTCATAATGACACATGCCTTCctttgatttatttattgttttctttctaaGATATATTAGCTATCTCTTATTAAATGTCATATTGCTAATGaaacattttaataaaaaatgaaacattTGCAATAAGAACTAGAGGATTATGTTGTGTTTGATATTCTATAGCCTATCCATTTgactttaaaatatttttttcttatacaGTATatcttattgtttattttgcacttacataaatgaaataattttaatgaacaatgaaaacaatctAACAGTAGTTCAATTATGGCTCATTTTGGGTGTAACAACAAATTTACCATAATATAAAACGTAGCTAAAGTTTTCCTGTATTCTATTATGGTTCCAGCTCCAATGTGACTTTGTTCTC from the Nematostella vectensis chromosome 4, jaNemVect1.1, whole genome shotgun sequence genome contains:
- the LOC116617839 gene encoding geminin; amino-acid sequence: MASPERGGSLSCWQKTPSKSLEVFEYHDENTPLSPGEVKTMRNQSKATTRLFTSSRKAKPFSVHGDSPQSLVKLTSGSDSQERRKTLQVLQPSASSKGVLVGSSVVRKEKLQGKEKKKSNAKQTKFKVHNSEEKSSTSSDSSDTESTKRSSSEQVTDDDKKSVSDEAFALMIQEPAPESYWQLLAEERRLALQETLEENQRLCKELEAMKERCSKLEEVAGQAEYFASLYSMVMEGGTAVLDSSDAESDGQDTKEESQDNTYQDDTNQESA